The following proteins come from a genomic window of Citrobacter europaeus:
- the rluC gene encoding 23S rRNA pseudouridine(955/2504/2580) synthase RluC, with translation MKTETPAVKTVAITADEAGQRIDNFLRTQLKGVPKSMIYRILRKGEVRVNKKRIKPEYKLEDGDIVRIPPVRVAEREEEAISPNLQKVAALTDVILYEDDHILVLNKPSGTAVHGGSGLSFGVIEGLRALRPEARFLELVHRLDRDTSGVLLVAKKRSALRSLHEQLREKGMQKDYLALVRGQWQSHVKTVQAPLLKNILQSGERIVRVNQEGKPSETRFKVEERYAFATLVRCSPVTGRTHQIRVHTQYAGHPIAFDDRYGDREFDKQLTDTGLNRLFLHAAALKFTHPGTGEVMRIEAPLDKQLKRCLEVLRRKA, from the coding sequence ATGAAAACAGAGACTCCAGCCGTAAAAACAGTTGCCATTACTGCCGACGAAGCAGGGCAACGCATCGACAACTTTTTGCGCACCCAACTCAAGGGCGTGCCAAAAAGTATGATTTATCGCATTTTGCGTAAAGGCGAAGTGCGGGTGAACAAAAAACGCATTAAACCCGAGTACAAACTCGAAGATGGGGACATTGTGCGTATTCCACCTGTACGTGTCGCTGAACGTGAAGAAGAGGCCATTTCACCGAATTTGCAGAAGGTCGCGGCGCTGACCGATGTCATTTTATATGAAGATGACCACATTCTGGTGCTTAACAAACCCTCAGGTACGGCCGTGCATGGCGGAAGCGGATTAAGCTTTGGTGTAATTGAAGGCTTACGCGCGTTACGTCCGGAAGCGCGTTTCCTCGAACTGGTGCATCGCCTGGACCGGGATACCTCCGGTGTGCTGCTGGTTGCTAAAAAACGCTCAGCTTTACGTTCGTTGCATGAGCAGTTGCGTGAAAAAGGGATGCAGAAAGACTATCTGGCGCTGGTGAGAGGCCAGTGGCAGTCGCATGTCAAAACCGTGCAGGCGCCGCTGTTGAAGAATATTCTGCAAAGCGGCGAGCGTATCGTGCGGGTGAATCAGGAAGGCAAGCCGTCGGAAACACGCTTTAAGGTGGAGGAGCGCTATGCGTTTGCCACGCTCGTGCGCTGTAGTCCGGTGACAGGGCGTACGCACCAGATTCGTGTGCATACCCAATATGCCGGGCATCCGATAGCCTTTGACGATCGCTATGGCGACCGCGAGTTCGATAAGCAACTCACGGACACCGGACTGAACAGGCTGTTCCTGCATGCCGCGGCGTTAAAATTCACCCATCCGGGGACGGGTGAAGTAATGCGTATTGAAGCGCCGCTGGATAAGCAGTTGAAGCGCTGCCTCGAGGTATTACGCCGCAA